The Triticum aestivum cultivar Chinese Spring chromosome 7B, IWGSC CS RefSeq v2.1, whole genome shotgun sequence genome window below encodes:
- the LOC123158402 gene encoding pollen receptor-like kinase 5: MFSDGAAGLLLLVLAAFVAAAAAVSEGDVLLAFRETLRGPVGDRPPAPLDQWVSSTGTGPCQEPVWYAVQCHPDTNQVLGLRLEYLSLQGAAPDMAPLAALLGLRVLSFANNNLTGAFPAGLSALPALKTLYLSRNRLAGDIPDGAFAAMRGLKKLFLGDNAFTGPIPGSITSPKLLVVQLARNSFQGPIPNFDQKGLLLFDVSDNQLSGPIPEVLSRFNAASFQVQVIISPGA; the protein is encoded by the exons ATGTTCAGCGACGGCGCCGCCGGGCTGCTCCTCCTGgtcctggccgccttcgtcgcggcgGCCGCCGCCGTGTCCGAGGGCGACGTGCTGCTGGCCTTCCGGGAGACCCTCCGCGGGCCCGTGGGCGACCGCCCTCCGGCGCCGCTCGACCAGTGGGTTTCCTCCACCGGCACCGGCCCGTGCCAGGAGCCGGTGTGGTACGCGGTGCAGTGCCACCCGGACACAAACCAGGTGCTCGGACTCCGCCTCGAGTACCTCAGCCTGCAGGGCGCCGCCCCCGACATGGCCCCGCTTGCGGCCCTCCTGGGCCTCCGCGTGCTCAGCTTCGCCAACAACAACCTCACGGGCGCGTTCCCGGCTGGGCTCTCCGCGCTCCCTGCCCTCAAGACGCTCTACCTTTCCCGGAATCGCCTCGCCGGCGACATCCCCGACGGCGCCTTCGCGGCCATGCGGGGGCTCAAGAAGCTCTTCCTCGGAGACAACGCCTTCACGGGGCCCATCCCGGGCTCCATCACCTCGCCCAAGCTGCTGGTGGTGCAGCTGGCCAGGAACAGCTTCCAGGGGCCAATCCCGAACTTCGACCAGAAGGGCCTCCTACTCTTCGACGTCTCCGACAACCAACTCTCCGGCCCCATCCCCGAAGTGCTCAGCCGGTTCAACGCCGCCTCGTTCCAAG TTCAAGTTATTATCAGTCCCGGAGCCTGA